The following proteins are encoded in a genomic region of Rhizobium sp. ZPR4:
- a CDS encoding acyltransferase, with protein sequence MKTLYGIQYLRAFAALAVVLFHAAERSGGHFRIGAAGVDVFFVISGFIMWTMSERRPVTPLRFALDRLQRIAPSYWIVTAIMIVGAVIGLFPNMKLTASHILGSLLFIPVRSPSAGGGEIWPVLVQGWTLNFEMFFYVIFAACLFLPQRLRLAGMTAIFLAFVLAGGIIDPQSPLLLTYTRPIILEFVAGAILGRLWLSGHVPGAGLGLALIAVALSGFATIQILGLDFDELTCGPLAVALVLGMVSVERSGKLPSIPLLTYLGNSSYSIYLWHTLAISVVVKLMASMQIPSDAITFIGVIGGTVLGICAYEAVEKPLRNLLKNLSWQRSRPSPA encoded by the coding sequence ATGAAGACACTCTACGGCATTCAATATCTCCGTGCCTTTGCCGCGCTCGCCGTAGTGTTGTTTCACGCCGCCGAACGCAGTGGCGGCCATTTTCGCATTGGAGCCGCAGGCGTCGACGTCTTCTTCGTCATCAGCGGCTTCATCATGTGGACCATGAGCGAGCGCCGGCCGGTAACGCCGCTGCGCTTTGCGCTCGACCGGCTGCAGCGCATCGCGCCATCCTACTGGATCGTGACCGCCATCATGATCGTCGGCGCCGTTATCGGCCTGTTTCCGAACATGAAGCTGACGGCAAGCCATATTCTCGGCTCGCTGCTGTTCATTCCCGTTCGCTCGCCAAGCGCAGGCGGTGGCGAGATCTGGCCGGTTCTGGTGCAGGGATGGACGCTGAATTTCGAGATGTTCTTCTACGTCATCTTCGCTGCCTGCCTGTTTCTGCCGCAACGGCTGCGGCTTGCCGGGATGACGGCGATCTTCCTCGCCTTCGTCCTTGCTGGCGGCATCATCGATCCGCAGTCGCCGCTGCTTCTGACCTATACGCGGCCGATCATCCTGGAATTCGTCGCCGGCGCCATCCTCGGGCGCCTCTGGCTATCCGGACACGTGCCGGGGGCAGGTCTCGGCCTTGCCCTGATCGCCGTCGCCCTGTCGGGCTTTGCCACGATCCAGATCCTCGGCCTGGACTTCGACGAGCTAACCTGTGGACCGCTCGCTGTTGCCCTCGTGCTCGGCATGGTGTCGGTGGAGCGCAGCGGCAAGTTGCCCTCCATCCCCCTTCTTACCTATCTCGGCAACAGCTCCTATTCGATCTACCTCTGGCACACCTTGGCCATTTCGGTGGTCGTCAAGCTGATGGCGTCGATGCAGATACCTTCTGACGCCATTACCTTCATCGGCGTCATCGGTGGCACCGTTCTCGGCATCTGTGCCTATGAAGCCGTCGAAAAGCCATTGCGCAATCTTCTGAAGAACCTGAGCTGGCAGAGATCACGCCCCTCGCCCGCCTGA